In the Micromonospora narathiwatensis genome, one interval contains:
- a CDS encoding Ppx/GppA phosphatase family protein: MAAIDCGTNSIRLLVADLPEPAAGPQAPLVDLCRRMEIVRLGQGVDRTGRLAPEAIERTRVALADYAAEIEKFGAERVRMCATSATRDASNAADFRAMVEQTLGVPPEVVTGDEEARLSFTGAVRGLPADAKAPYLVVDIGGGSTEFVVGTREGGVQAAVSMDIGCVRMTERHLHGDPPSLDQVAAAQADIAVAVDRALEVVPGREAATLVGLAGSVTTVVAVAQGLQAYDPERIHHARVSYQQVAEVTADLLAKTREQRLAIPVMHPGRADVIGAGALVLRVIMERAGMPSVVASEHDILDGIAWSLA; the protein is encoded by the coding sequence GTGGCCGCCATCGACTGCGGGACCAATTCGATCCGACTGCTGGTCGCCGACCTGCCCGAGCCGGCGGCCGGCCCGCAGGCGCCGCTGGTGGACCTGTGCCGCCGGATGGAGATCGTCCGGCTGGGCCAGGGCGTCGACCGGACCGGCCGGCTCGCGCCGGAGGCGATCGAGCGGACCCGGGTGGCGCTCGCCGACTACGCGGCCGAGATCGAGAAGTTCGGTGCGGAGCGGGTCCGGATGTGCGCCACGTCGGCGACCCGGGACGCCAGCAACGCCGCCGACTTCCGGGCGATGGTCGAGCAGACCCTCGGCGTGCCGCCCGAGGTGGTCACCGGCGACGAGGAGGCCCGGCTCTCGTTCACCGGCGCGGTGCGCGGGCTGCCCGCCGACGCCAAGGCGCCGTACCTGGTGGTCGACATCGGCGGCGGCTCGACCGAGTTCGTGGTCGGCACCCGCGAGGGCGGGGTCCAGGCGGCCGTGTCGATGGACATCGGCTGTGTCCGGATGACCGAGCGGCACCTGCACGGCGATCCGCCCAGCCTCGACCAGGTCGCCGCCGCGCAGGCCGACATCGCCGTGGCGGTGGACCGGGCGCTGGAGGTGGTGCCGGGGCGCGAGGCGGCCACGCTGGTCGGCCTCGCCGGGTCGGTCACCACCGTCGTCGCCGTCGCCCAAGGGCTCCAGGCGTACGACCCGGAGCGCATCCACCACGCCCGGGTGTCGTACCAGCAGGTCGCGGAGGTCACCGCCGACCTGCTGGCGAAGACCCGCGAGCAGCGGCTGGCCATCCCGGTGATGCATCCCGGCCGGGCCGACGTGATCGGGGCGGGCGCGCTGGTGCTGCGGGTCATCATGGAGCGCGCCGGGATGCCCTCCGTCGTCGCCTCCGAGCACGACATCCTCGACGGTATCGCCTGGAGCCTCGCCTAG
- a CDS encoding amino-acid N-acetyltransferase: MTADEIVVRRARTSDVRGIRRLVDTYTDDRRLLSKATVTLYEDVQEFRVAVAPDGAVVGCGALHVMWEDLAEIRTVAVDPVCRGHRIGQRIVGELIDAARELGVARIFVLTFETGFFGSFGFREIDGAPVPHPVYEQLLRSYDEGVAEFLDLERVKPNTLGNTRMLLRL, from the coding sequence ATGACGGCCGACGAGATCGTGGTCCGTCGGGCCCGTACCTCGGACGTACGCGGCATCCGGCGGCTGGTCGACACCTACACCGACGATCGGCGGCTGTTGAGCAAGGCCACCGTCACGCTCTACGAGGACGTCCAGGAGTTCCGGGTGGCGGTGGCGCCGGACGGCGCCGTGGTCGGCTGCGGGGCGCTGCACGTGATGTGGGAGGACCTGGCCGAGATCCGTACGGTGGCGGTGGACCCGGTGTGCCGGGGGCACCGGATCGGGCAGCGGATCGTCGGTGAGCTGATCGACGCGGCCCGGGAGCTGGGGGTGGCCCGGATCTTCGTGCTGACCTTCGAGACCGGGTTCTTCGGCTCGTTCGGGTTCCGGGAGATCGACGGCGCACCGGTGCCGCATCCGGTCTACGAGCAGCTGCTCCGCTCGTACGACGAGGGCGTGGCCGAGTTCCTCGACCTGGAACGGGTCAAGCCGAACACCCTCGGCAACACCCGGATGCTGCTGCGCCTCTGA
- a CDS encoding HAAS signaling domain-containing protein, giving the protein MTVTGQEIADYVDRVRAALADLPPAVRDELTEDLPEHLAEVAAEADGTLVDRLGTPEAYAAELRAAAGADGERGRSSLDRRYSALRKRLAALLLGLDTRLGPLLGYASASEFLRPLRPAWWLVRGWLAALLISALLGEPSGLLPRLSGNVLAGLFLLAGTVLASVWLGHRSGGLRGWPRRLLRVGTAALLLFAVAALLNVDQHASSDEFRSYHEVSVGNPYDSIQDVFVYDEHGRLVPNARLFDQNGVPIRLGYPTCDDPRWQAAPPRNVYPYCPEQAPFALPMPSESAPPAPTDSPPAESAPTDSASPTPTPSGSAPATPTDSAPAAPTASAPTGAPERTPPEPIPTR; this is encoded by the coding sequence ATGACCGTCACTGGGCAGGAGATCGCGGACTACGTCGACCGGGTGCGGGCCGCCCTCGCCGATCTACCACCCGCCGTCCGCGACGAGTTGACCGAGGACCTGCCGGAACACCTGGCCGAGGTGGCCGCGGAGGCCGACGGCACGCTGGTCGACCGGCTGGGCACCCCGGAGGCGTACGCGGCCGAACTGCGCGCCGCCGCCGGCGCCGACGGCGAGCGTGGACGCTCGTCGCTCGACCGGCGGTACAGCGCCCTCCGGAAGCGGCTCGCCGCCCTGTTGCTCGGCCTGGACACCCGGCTCGGCCCACTGCTCGGGTACGCCTCGGCGAGCGAGTTCCTCCGGCCGCTGCGCCCGGCCTGGTGGCTGGTTCGCGGCTGGCTGGCCGCGCTGCTGATCTCCGCCCTGCTCGGGGAGCCGTCCGGGCTGCTGCCCCGGCTCAGCGGCAACGTGCTGGCCGGCCTGTTCCTGCTCGCCGGCACGGTCCTCGCCTCGGTCTGGCTGGGGCACCGCTCCGGCGGCCTGCGGGGCTGGCCACGGCGGCTGCTGCGCGTCGGCACGGCCGCTCTGCTGCTCTTCGCCGTCGCCGCGTTGCTGAACGTGGACCAGCACGCCAGCTCGGACGAGTTCCGCAGCTACCACGAGGTCTCGGTGGGCAACCCGTACGACTCGATCCAGGACGTCTTCGTCTACGACGAGCATGGTCGACTGGTGCCCAACGCCCGGTTGTTCGACCAGAACGGCGTACCGATCCGGCTCGGCTATCCAACCTGCGACGACCCGCGCTGGCAGGCGGCGCCGCCGCGGAACGTCTACCCGTACTGCCCGGAGCAGGCTCCCTTCGCGCTGCCCATGCCGAGCGAGAGCGCCCCGCCCGCGCCGACCGACAGCCCGCCGGCCGAGAGCGCGCCGACCGACAGCGCGTCGCCCACGCCGACGCCGAGCGGAAGCGCGCCGGCGACGCCGACCGACAGCGCCCCGGCCGCGCCGACCGCGAGCGCGCCGACCGGGGCGCCGGAGCGGACTCCGCCGGAGCCGATCCCGACCCGCTGA
- a CDS encoding dienelactone hydrolase family protein produces the protein MGEMVSFTGNGGTSEGYLAIPSDGAASPAVIVIQDWWGLVPHVRAVVDRFAEAGFVALAPDFRHGGPASRPSEPRQMLNSTQMDEAATDIAAAAEYLAGRPEVAGRIGCAGFCAGASLALWSGVFSKRIVATAGFYPRLPWEGMRTDWADYAGKAALIHCSEADGTSVADGVQSVRGAIEAAGGACQTYDYPGTAHAFFNEDRPEHFDQRAAATAWARTLELFRARLG, from the coding sequence ATGGGCGAGATGGTGAGCTTCACCGGCAACGGAGGGACGAGCGAGGGGTATCTCGCGATACCCTCCGACGGTGCGGCCAGCCCGGCGGTCATCGTCATCCAGGACTGGTGGGGCCTGGTGCCCCACGTCCGGGCCGTGGTGGACCGCTTCGCGGAGGCCGGCTTCGTCGCCCTCGCGCCGGACTTCCGGCACGGCGGCCCGGCCAGCCGGCCGAGTGAGCCCCGGCAGATGCTGAACAGCACGCAGATGGACGAGGCGGCCACGGACATCGCCGCCGCCGCGGAATACCTCGCGGGCCGTCCCGAGGTCGCCGGCAGGATCGGGTGTGCCGGGTTCTGCGCCGGTGCCAGCCTGGCCCTCTGGTCCGGCGTGTTCTCGAAGCGGATCGTCGCGACCGCGGGCTTCTATCCGCGCCTGCCCTGGGAGGGCATGCGGACCGACTGGGCCGACTACGCGGGCAAGGCCGCCCTCATCCACTGCTCCGAAGCGGACGGCACCTCCGTCGCCGACGGGGTGCAGAGCGTACGCGGGGCCATCGAGGCCGCCGGAGGCGCCTGCCAGACGTACGACTACCCGGGCACCGCGCACGCGTTCTTCAACGAGGACCGTCCGGAGCACTTCGACCAACGGGCCGCGGCCACCGCCTGGGCCCGTACGCTGGAACTCTTCCGGGCCAGGCTTGGCTGA
- a CDS encoding LysE family translocator, with protein sequence MSWSSYASFLVFALVLVLIPGPDFAVVTRNTLAAGRRRGRWSAIGVASSNAVQGGTAAAGLGALVVRSQPLFETIRWAGVAYLLYLGVQAWRSAWRGSYPPLAGKAADTPGQALTGFRQGFLSNITNPKVLAFYLAVLPQFVGPSAPLEVLLAFAFSHAVLSLTYLMVLVTALNRVRLVLSRRRVRRWLDGLTGVALLGFGARLAAESA encoded by the coding sequence ATGTCATGGAGCAGCTACGCCTCGTTCCTGGTCTTCGCCCTGGTGCTGGTCCTGATCCCGGGACCGGATTTCGCCGTGGTGACCCGCAACACCCTGGCCGCCGGACGCCGGCGTGGCAGGTGGAGCGCGATCGGGGTGGCCAGCTCGAACGCCGTACAGGGCGGCACCGCGGCGGCCGGGCTGGGCGCGCTCGTCGTCCGCTCCCAGCCGCTGTTCGAGACGATCCGCTGGGCCGGGGTGGCGTACCTGCTCTACCTCGGGGTGCAGGCGTGGCGCTCGGCCTGGCGCGGCAGCTACCCCCCGTTGGCCGGCAAGGCGGCGGATACGCCCGGACAGGCGCTCACCGGCTTCCGGCAGGGCTTCCTGTCCAACATCACCAACCCCAAGGTGCTGGCGTTCTATCTGGCCGTGCTGCCGCAGTTCGTCGGCCCGTCGGCGCCCCTGGAGGTGCTGCTCGCCTTCGCGTTCAGCCACGCGGTGCTCAGCCTGACGTACCTGATGGTGCTGGTCACGGCGCTGAACCGGGTCCGCCTGGTGCTGTCCCGGCGACGGGTGCGGCGCTGGCTCGACGGGCTGACCGGGGTGGCCCTGCTCGGCTTCGGCGCCCGCCTCGCCGCGGAGAGCGCCTGA
- a CDS encoding PadR family transcriptional regulator encodes MDTTQLLKGVLDLAVLAVLRDEDGYGYDILRRLREAGLEEVGDASVYGTLRRLFAAGLLTTYVVPSESGPHRKYYALNAAGRDQLARSGKTWRSFATTMDALLDDRGMAA; translated from the coding sequence GTGGATACGACGCAGCTCCTCAAGGGCGTGCTCGACCTGGCCGTTCTCGCCGTGCTCAGGGACGAGGACGGCTACGGTTACGACATCCTCCGCCGGCTGCGCGAGGCCGGCCTGGAGGAGGTCGGCGACGCCTCGGTCTACGGCACCCTGCGCCGGCTCTTCGCCGCCGGCCTGCTCACCACCTACGTGGTGCCGAGCGAGTCCGGCCCGCACCGCAAGTACTACGCGCTCAACGCCGCCGGCCGGGACCAGCTAGCCCGCTCCGGCAAGACCTGGCGCTCGTTCGCCACCACCATGGACGCACTGCTCGACGATCGGGGGATGGCGGCATGA
- a CDS encoding LppU/SCO3897 family protein: MSEQVALAPEPPEIDDAPAPPPPSRLGAVLGVVVLLLGVAAAMLVGLLIRVGPGGDLRDVFAGGDGTAEAKAGDCVAELPRVAGVEAKPADDARVVPCGSADAAYKVVGRVQDPAAARSRSANACEPYFRPGDDGYVLYRVGDDGDGYLLCLVHKTNAR; the protein is encoded by the coding sequence GTGTCTGAGCAGGTTGCCCTCGCGCCCGAACCGCCGGAGATCGACGACGCCCCCGCGCCGCCCCCGCCGTCCCGCCTCGGTGCCGTGCTCGGGGTGGTGGTACTCCTGCTGGGCGTCGCGGCGGCCATGCTGGTGGGGCTGCTGATCCGGGTCGGGCCGGGCGGCGACCTGCGCGACGTGTTCGCCGGCGGCGACGGCACGGCCGAGGCGAAGGCCGGCGACTGCGTCGCGGAACTGCCCCGGGTGGCCGGCGTGGAGGCGAAGCCGGCCGACGACGCCCGGGTGGTCCCCTGCGGCTCCGCCGACGCCGCGTACAAGGTGGTCGGCCGGGTGCAGGACCCGGCGGCGGCGCGGAGCCGCTCGGCGAACGCGTGCGAGCCGTACTTCCGGCCGGGTGACGACGGGTACGTCCTCTACCGGGTCGGCGACGACGGCGACGGTTACCTGCTCTGTCTCGTCCACAAGACGAACGCGAGGTGA